From a region of the Tenggerimyces flavus genome:
- a CDS encoding YcaO-like family protein, with translation MNTSYPRMVSARTGLVRRVVSEEVPAHFPRSFSFFTAVLSDTARWSRWASDSTGAGYAFGDPQAAVDAAVGEAAERYCGNLVPPDLLVASHAELPSPAVDPEELALFSKAQYEEPGFPFVPFTRDLPVSWAVGRDLRTGAEVLVPASLVWVSHPLSVGPRVNPVMQAGLAAGATRADAERGGLAEVIERDTMTMAWAGRRPLRIVQPPRWLERLAGRMEVRFLEFPNEFGALVVGALLRDPELGYLTLGVACRDEPVSALRKALAEAMQLQRFVAAYDDPDGPYMRAALDERSPLAPWRADRRYADSYRADLRDVVDYGCHLQLYLDPSIQQRFEEELAGRIEAEVPATELSGSLNLEGYRPISVDVTTPDVRAAGLHVVRVVVPGLYSNAAAGLPFLGGRLGSERLALPLPH, from the coding sequence ATGAACACCAGCTACCCGCGGATGGTCTCCGCCCGGACCGGTCTCGTGCGACGGGTCGTCTCGGAGGAGGTGCCCGCGCACTTCCCTCGGTCGTTCTCCTTCTTCACCGCTGTGCTGTCCGACACTGCGCGGTGGTCGCGGTGGGCTTCGGACTCGACGGGGGCCGGGTACGCGTTCGGTGATCCGCAAGCCGCCGTTGACGCCGCGGTGGGGGAGGCAGCTGAGCGCTACTGCGGCAATCTCGTGCCGCCCGACCTCCTGGTGGCGAGCCATGCCGAGCTGCCATCGCCCGCGGTGGATCCGGAGGAGCTCGCGCTGTTCTCCAAGGCCCAGTACGAGGAGCCGGGGTTCCCGTTCGTTCCGTTCACGCGGGACCTGCCGGTGTCGTGGGCGGTGGGACGGGACCTGCGGACCGGTGCCGAGGTGCTGGTTCCGGCGAGCCTGGTGTGGGTCTCGCATCCGTTGTCGGTGGGGCCTCGCGTGAACCCGGTCATGCAGGCCGGCTTGGCCGCCGGAGCGACGCGAGCCGATGCCGAACGAGGTGGACTGGCGGAGGTGATCGAGCGGGACACGATGACGATGGCCTGGGCCGGGCGACGTCCGCTGCGGATCGTCCAGCCGCCGCGGTGGTTGGAACGGCTTGCTGGCCGCATGGAGGTCCGGTTCCTGGAGTTCCCGAACGAGTTCGGCGCGCTCGTCGTCGGGGCGCTGCTGCGGGATCCGGAGCTGGGCTATCTGACGTTGGGGGTGGCCTGTCGGGACGAGCCCGTGTCCGCGCTGCGCAAGGCGCTGGCGGAGGCGATGCAGCTGCAGCGCTTCGTGGCCGCCTATGACGACCCGGACGGTCCGTACATGCGAGCGGCGCTGGACGAGCGGAGTCCGCTGGCACCTTGGCGCGCCGACCGCCGCTACGCCGACTCCTACCGGGCCGATCTGCGGGACGTCGTCGACTACGGGTGCCACCTGCAGCTCTACCTGGATCCGTCGATCCAGCAGCGGTTCGAGGAGGAGCTCGCCGGTCGTATCGAGGCCGAGGTGCCGGCGACGGAGTTGAGCGGGTCGCTGAACCTCGAGGGCTACCGGCCGATCTCCGTCGACGTCACCACGCCGGACGTACGAGCCGCCGGCCTGCACGTCGTGCGCGTCGTCGTTCCCGGCCTCTACTCCAACGCCGCCGCCGGCCTCCCGTTCCTCGGCGGCCGGCTCGGGAGCGAGCGCCTGGCCTTGCCCTTGCCGCATTAG
- a CDS encoding YcaO-like family protein, translating to MTAESLLVDPRLGVVTSLTRQPVAPGMPLAWVAYGATVARTAGFTADRFGFGASLGDPDRARMAALGEAIERYCGNAVPAGLPLLTYDELGVDAVDPLTLALYSPRQYASVGFPFVPFTRDLPVSWVPGRDVSTGVEVLVPLSVAYLDTNRPSLRQPPTNALCYAGIATGETREQAERFALQELLERDASTVWWHSDAPALEVADGQEVVDLLDDPCADQRTVRLLVIPSEFGVPVLGAFVEDHAEGLIAFGTACRSDPREAATKALVEAFGLLQVTRQLADPEGDIWRAVRSGEIGAHTFKPFRADRSYADAFRSDYRDLVDLPAVAQLYLDPRMQGAPLDRLRPSESVRFAELPAGSDRLGLRAVSVDLTTPDVAKAGLTVVRVVVPGLYGNAPAAFPYLGGSRIVDDGVVRAPIPLA from the coding sequence ATGACGGCCGAGTCTCTGTTGGTGGATCCGCGGTTGGGGGTGGTGACGTCGCTGACGCGGCAGCCGGTCGCGCCGGGGATGCCGTTGGCGTGGGTGGCTTACGGGGCGACGGTGGCTCGTACCGCTGGCTTCACGGCTGACCGGTTCGGGTTCGGCGCGTCGCTCGGCGATCCTGATCGAGCGCGGATGGCTGCTTTGGGGGAGGCGATCGAGCGGTACTGCGGCAACGCGGTGCCTGCCGGGTTGCCGTTGCTGACGTACGACGAGCTGGGCGTGGACGCGGTGGATCCGTTGACGCTGGCGTTGTACTCGCCGCGGCAGTACGCGAGCGTGGGGTTTCCGTTCGTACCGTTCACGCGGGATCTGCCGGTGTCCTGGGTTCCCGGGCGGGATGTGTCCACGGGTGTTGAGGTTCTGGTGCCGCTGTCGGTGGCGTACCTCGACACGAACCGGCCGTCGCTGCGCCAGCCACCGACGAACGCGTTGTGCTACGCGGGCATCGCGACGGGGGAGACGCGGGAGCAGGCCGAGCGGTTTGCCCTGCAGGAGTTGCTGGAACGTGACGCCTCCACCGTCTGGTGGCACTCCGACGCTCCGGCGCTCGAGGTCGCTGACGGGCAGGAAGTCGTCGACCTGCTTGACGATCCGTGTGCGGACCAGCGGACTGTGCGGCTGCTGGTCATCCCCTCCGAGTTCGGAGTGCCGGTGTTGGGGGCGTTCGTAGAGGATCATGCGGAGGGGTTGATCGCGTTCGGGACGGCTTGTCGCTCGGACCCGCGCGAGGCGGCGACCAAGGCGTTGGTCGAGGCGTTCGGCCTGCTCCAGGTGACGAGGCAGCTCGCCGATCCGGAGGGCGACATCTGGCGGGCGGTGCGGTCGGGGGAGATCGGGGCGCACACGTTCAAGCCGTTTCGGGCTGACCGGTCCTATGCGGACGCCTTTCGGTCGGACTACCGCGATCTCGTCGACCTGCCAGCGGTGGCGCAGCTCTACCTCGATCCGCGGATGCAGGGGGCGCCACTGGATCGGTTGCGGCCTTCGGAGTCGGTGCGGTTCGCGGAGCTTCCTGCTGGCTCGGATCGTCTTGGGCTGCGGGCGGTGTCGGTCGATCTCACGACGCCGGATGTGGCGAAGGCTGGACTGACGGTCGTGCGGGTCGTCGTGCCTGGCCTGTACGGCAACGCGCCTGCTGCGTTCCCGTACCTCGGTGGGTCGCGGATCGTCGACGACGGTGTCGTCCGAGCGCCGATTCCGCTCGCATGA
- a CDS encoding CocE/NonD family hydrolase: MRTFVVGDLATDVYLPSGAPTAVVVVRTAYDKSCHRAEAEGWVARGIAFVAQDVRGRYASPGSWSPYVGERADGAGLLDWVSDQSWCPGKVVLTGASYSAFTAWTAAVSRPSVVGGVMSLVPAMGFDRVKFDPSGVLRLAEHAAWWIEHAEGRTSRPGSAAATFAASPGQLSRLPVVSILSPAWADVVLSGGRSPEAVTDAELSALSMPTLHLGGWDDLLVAETLHQYALTRGSLLVGPWGHELHPSIGPRQLAFVTDSPMGGDEWPGSVSWRRYEAGTGVASFRHDPLDPFPSRERPVDRRPLDRRLDVVRSSLLDGPLTISGRVRVRLAVWAEVESVDWVVRLVERRADGSVYSIADGVAVGAAGPFSLELSPVSYRVAAGSRVELEITGSDFPRLARNLGTGKDRYTTTESCVGTQSVDLSSTWVELPEER; this comes from the coding sequence CGCGTGGGATCGCGTTCGTGGCCCAGGACGTGCGTGGACGCTACGCCTCGCCGGGTTCGTGGTCTCCGTACGTCGGCGAACGTGCTGACGGCGCTGGGTTGCTGGACTGGGTTTCCGATCAGTCCTGGTGCCCGGGCAAGGTGGTGTTGACAGGGGCTTCGTACTCGGCGTTCACGGCCTGGACCGCCGCGGTGTCGCGGCCATCGGTCGTGGGTGGCGTGATGAGTCTGGTGCCGGCGATGGGGTTCGACCGGGTGAAGTTCGATCCGTCCGGTGTACTGCGGCTGGCCGAGCATGCTGCTTGGTGGATCGAGCATGCGGAGGGGAGGACGAGCCGTCCGGGTTCTGCTGCCGCGACGTTTGCTGCCTCGCCCGGGCAGCTGAGTCGGTTGCCGGTGGTGTCGATCCTTTCTCCGGCCTGGGCGGACGTCGTCCTGTCCGGCGGGCGGTCGCCGGAGGCCGTGACCGATGCCGAGCTCTCGGCGCTCTCCATGCCTACGTTGCACCTGGGTGGTTGGGACGATCTGTTGGTCGCGGAGACGCTGCACCAGTACGCGCTCACGCGCGGCTCGCTGCTGGTCGGGCCGTGGGGGCACGAGTTGCATCCGTCGATCGGGCCACGGCAACTGGCGTTCGTGACGGACTCTCCGATGGGCGGGGACGAGTGGCCGGGTTCGGTGTCGTGGCGTCGGTACGAAGCCGGCACGGGGGTGGCTTCGTTCCGGCACGATCCGCTGGACCCGTTCCCGTCGCGGGAACGCCCGGTCGACCGGCGCCCGCTCGACCGACGGCTCGACGTGGTGCGTTCTTCTTTGCTGGACGGGCCCTTGACGATCTCGGGTCGGGTACGGGTTCGCCTTGCGGTGTGGGCGGAAGTGGAGTCCGTCGACTGGGTCGTCCGGCTGGTCGAGCGCCGCGCGGACGGGTCCGTGTATTCGATCGCCGACGGGGTGGCTGTGGGTGCGGCCGGACCGTTCTCGCTGGAGTTGAGTCCCGTCTCGTACCGCGTCGCGGCTGGTAGCCGGGTCGAGCTCGAGATCACCGGCAGCGACTTCCCGCGGCTGGCTCGGAACCTCGGTACGGGCAAGGACCGGTACACGACGACCGAGTCCTGTGTGGGAACGCAGTCCGTCGACCTCAGCTCGACGTGGGTCGAGCTTCCGGAGGAACGATGA